One window from the genome of Thermoanaerobaculia bacterium encodes:
- a CDS encoding TonB family protein, with amino-acid sequence MAIPAAKPRPAAAPPPPPPPRPAPAPVAPAAAAAKKAPAAPSDKDRFGQFQLMEKIATGGMAEVYKARMSGVDGFQKIVAIKKILPHMAASDDFITMFADEAKLAAQLNHPNIIHIYDLGKVENSYYIAMEYVEGRDLRTILKSGAEHGLPLPPELALFIASKLAAALDYAHRRKDFNGHDLSLVHRDVSPQNVLISYEGDIKLCDFGIAKAASKSSQTQAGALKGKLQYMSPEQASGKPLDRRSDLFSLGSVLYEMLTGEKLFAGDSDLTILDQVRNVKASAPSSKNPDVPKRADAIVLKALAKSPEDRYQNASDLQRDLESVLYTFSPAPGSADVAIYLHHLTAEEKSATAGSDRAFDQAFTPSKPEPAAPVKSKKAKGTVVQRKTGTVPGVPIPPVPPPAPGAEPAAAAEVAEGVKHDTKSGVFGAYSSKRVEAEKKGRAPLVAGIGVAALVLVGLIVALTRKHPAAAPPPAPAATTTTAASTTPAAPSTATSATSSTLSEKQIEEEVKKQLAQKQKEIDKAQAAQKKSAAAPPPPAAAPAPTTVAANAIKPPVPMPIAPEPTAEQPKPINVPRRIESAPPPPPAAVEPAATVSRGDLVGPGPGVTEPELASRLSVNYPLAARQERVSGRVVILALVDENGNVQSARVQTGVASKTGVNQAIVDAVKKARFRPATKDGVPVKMYKAIPVDVNP; translated from the coding sequence CTCATGGAGAAGATCGCGACCGGCGGGATGGCCGAGGTCTACAAGGCGCGGATGAGCGGCGTCGACGGCTTCCAGAAGATCGTCGCCATCAAGAAGATCCTCCCGCACATGGCCGCGTCGGACGATTTCATCACGATGTTCGCCGACGAGGCGAAGCTCGCCGCCCAGCTCAACCACCCGAACATCATCCACATCTACGATCTCGGCAAGGTCGAGAACTCCTACTACATCGCGATGGAGTACGTGGAAGGGCGCGATCTCCGGACGATCCTGAAGTCCGGCGCCGAGCACGGGTTGCCGCTCCCGCCCGAGCTCGCCCTGTTCATCGCGTCGAAGCTCGCGGCGGCGCTCGACTACGCGCACCGCCGAAAGGACTTCAACGGGCACGACCTTTCGCTCGTCCACCGCGACGTCTCGCCGCAGAACGTCCTGATCTCCTACGAAGGGGACATCAAGCTCTGCGACTTCGGCATCGCGAAGGCGGCGTCGAAGTCGTCCCAGACGCAGGCGGGCGCGCTCAAGGGCAAGCTCCAGTACATGTCGCCGGAACAGGCGTCGGGGAAGCCGCTCGACCGGCGCAGCGATCTCTTCTCCCTCGGAAGCGTTCTCTACGAGATGCTCACGGGAGAGAAGCTCTTCGCCGGAGATTCGGACCTGACGATCCTCGACCAGGTCAGGAACGTGAAGGCGTCCGCGCCCTCGTCGAAGAATCCCGACGTTCCCAAGCGGGCCGACGCGATCGTCCTCAAGGCGCTCGCGAAGAGCCCCGAGGACCGCTACCAGAACGCCTCGGACCTGCAGCGCGACCTCGAGTCGGTCCTGTACACGTTCTCTCCCGCTCCCGGGAGCGCCGACGTCGCGATCTACCTCCATCACCTGACGGCCGAGGAGAAGAGCGCGACCGCGGGGAGCGATCGCGCGTTCGACCAGGCGTTCACGCCGTCCAAGCCCGAGCCCGCGGCCCCCGTCAAGTCCAAGAAGGCGAAGGGCACGGTCGTGCAGCGCAAGACCGGAACGGTGCCGGGCGTGCCGATTCCTCCCGTCCCTCCGCCGGCTCCGGGGGCCGAACCCGCCGCCGCGGCGGAGGTCGCCGAGGGCGTCAAGCACGACACGAAGAGCGGCGTCTTCGGCGCGTATTCGTCGAAGCGGGTCGAGGCGGAGAAGAAAGGGAGGGCGCCGCTCGTCGCCGGGATCGGCGTCGCCGCGCTCGTCCTGGTCGGCCTCATCGTCGCGCTCACGCGCAAGCACCCCGCCGCGGCGCCTCCGCCGGCTCCCGCGGCCACCACGACGACCGCCGCCTCGACGACGCCGGCCGCGCCTTCGACCGCGACGAGCGCCACCAGCTCGACGCTCAGCGAGAAGCAGATCGAGGAAGAAGTCAAGAAGCAGCTCGCGCAGAAGCAGAAGGAGATCGACAAGGCGCAGGCGGCGCAGAAGAAGAGCGCGGCCGCTCCGCCGCCGCCGGCCGCCGCGCCGGCGCCCACCACCGTCGCGGCGAATGCGATCAAGCCCCCGGTTCCGATGCCGATCGCTCCCGAGCCGACCGCCGAGCAGCCGAAGCCGATCAACGTTCCGCGCCGGATCGAGAGCGCGCCCCCGCCCCCGCCGGCCGCGGTCGAACCCGCCGCCACGGTTTCGCGGGGCGACCTCGTCGGGCCGGGTCCGGGCGTGACCGAGCCGGAGCTCGCGTCGCGCCTCTCGGTGAACTACCCGCTGGCCGCGCGCCAGGAGCGCGTTTCGGGCCGCGTCGTGATCCTCGCCCTCGTCGACGAGAACGGCAATGTCCAGTCGGCGCGGGTGCAGACCGGCGTCGCATCGAAGACCGGCGTCAACCAGGCGATCGTGGACGCCGTCAAGAAGGCGCGGTTCCGGCCCGCCACGAAAGACGGCGTGCCGGTGAAGATGTACAAGGCGATTCCGGTCGACGTGAATCCGTAA